In Choloepus didactylus isolate mChoDid1 chromosome 6, mChoDid1.pri, whole genome shotgun sequence, one DNA window encodes the following:
- the CLDN25 gene encoding putative claudin-25, protein MAWSLCGKVQLGGLLLSLLGWVCSWVTTILPQWKTLNLELNEMETWIMGLWEVCVNQEEVATVCKAFESFLALPKEFQVSRILMIISHGLGLLGLLLSGFGSECFQFHRIRWVFKRWLCLLGGTLEALASATTLFPVSWVAHTTIQDFWDDSIPEIVPRWEFGDALFLGWAAGIFLALGGLLLIFSTCLGKEDVNFSGIAGPIVLLPHAPAESDGSFHLTPRPRDPII, encoded by the coding sequence ATGGCCTGGAGTTTGTGTGGGAAGGTCCAGCTCGGGGGACTGCTCCTCTCCCTCCTCGGATGGGTCTGTTCATGGGTCACCACCATCCTGCCCCAGTGGAAGACTCTCAATCTGGAACTGAATGAAATGGAGACCTGGATCATGGGGCTTTGGGAGGTCTGCGTGAATCAGGAAGAAGTTGCCACTGTGTGCAAGGCTTTTGAGTCCTTCTTGGCTCTGCCCAAGGAGTTCCAGGTATCCAGGATCCTCATGATAATCTCCCACGGTCTGGGACTATTGGGACTTCTGCTCTCTGGCTTTGGGTCTGAATGCTTTCAGTTTCACAGGATCAGATGGGTATTCAAGAGGTGGCTTTGCCTTCTAGGAGGGACTTTAGAGGCATTAGCTTCAGCCACTACCCTCTTTCCAGTCTCCTGGGTGGCCCACACCACAATCCAAGACTTCTGGGATGACAGCATCCCTGAGATTGTGCCTCGGTGGGAGTTTGGAGATGCCCTCTTCCTTGGCTGGGCTGCCGGCATTTTCCTGGCCCTTGGTGGGCTACTCCTCATCTTCTCGACCTGCCTGGGAAAAGAAGATGTGAACTTTTCTGGGATAGCTGGTCCCATAGTCCTACTGCCCCATGCTCCAGCAGAGTCAGATGGCTCCTTCCACCTAACACCAAGACCCAGGGACCCAATAATCTAG